Proteins encoded by one window of Bacillus rossius redtenbacheri isolate Brsri chromosome 3, Brsri_v3, whole genome shotgun sequence:
- the LOC134530478 gene encoding ERI1 exoribonuclease 2-like isoform X2 — METGSGKNCINTLIKPTITLAKKLGLIEVIYIASPETDDTHRNDVRKFPQEFDYLIVVDFESTCWEGNRSGWRRPEIIEFPAVLLNLSSGDVEDEFQQYVSPSENQKLSEFCKTLTGITQQQVDDGVPLATCLVLFNRWILQLSEQKKLVIHKQVNDVNGEKSCTFVTWSDWDFSSCLHNECRRKQISKPEIFNKWIDLRAIYREFYKRSPKGLRGALHEVGLAFEGREHSGLHDARNTAHLAWRMACDGAKLGITKTLLPNVNNYNHV; from the exons atggAGACTGGCTctggaaaaaattgtattaacaCACTTATCAAACCAACTATAACATTAGCAAA GAAATTAGGTTTGATTGAAGTCATTTACATTGCAAGTCCTGAGACTGATGACACACACAGAAATGATGTCAGGAAATTTCCACAGGAATTTGACTACTTGATTGTGGTGGACTTCGAGTCAACTTGTTGGGAGGGAAATCGATCAGGATGGAGGCGGCCAGAAATTATTGAATTCCCGGCAGTATTGCTGAATCTTTCAAGTGGCGATGTGGAAGATGAATTCCAGCAGTACGTTTCACCATCAGAGAATCAGAAGTTGAGTGAATTCTGCAAGACGTTGACTGGCATAACTCAGCAACAGGTGGATGATGGGGTTCCTTTGGCAACATGTTTGGTTCTCTTTAATCGATGGATTTTACAGTTATCAGAGCAGAAAAAGCTAGTCATCCATAAACAAGTAAATGATGTAAACGGAGAGAAGTCTTGCACATTTGTCACTTGGTCAG ATTGGGATTTTTCCTCGTGCCTTCATAATGAATGTCGTCGTAAACAAATTTCAAAACCAGAGATATTCAACAAGTGGATAGACTTGCGTGCAATCTAcagg GAGTTCTACAAGAGAAGCCCCAAGGGTCTCCGGGGAGCACTTCACGAGGTGGGTCTGGCCTTCGAAGGACGGGAGCATTCGGGACTGCACGACGCCCGCAACACGGCACATCTGGCCTGGCGCATGGCGTGCGACGGGGCGAAGCTGGGCATTACCAAGACGCTGCTTCCAAACGTAAATAACTACAACCACGTGTAA
- the LOC134530480 gene encoding uncharacterized protein C16orf52 homolog A — translation MDKLTLISGTLFLAADVFAIVSLSLPDWIITDVGGDTRLGLMWTCMTLYNRPQVCFTPNLQPEWLLALVCIFVGCICITTTIILLGSSHWDRNVIPYARWVGFTAMVLFCLAAVIFPMGFHVDEIGGQPYQLPNSHQVGVSYILFVLALWITVISELFAGKVCLPHF, via the exons atGGACAAGCTAACATTAATTTCAGGGACTTTGTTTTTAGCTGCCGATGTTTTTGCAATTGTTAGTTTATCTTTGCCAGACTGGATTATTACCGATGTCGGAG GTGACACGAGGCTGGGGTTGATGTGGACGTGCATGACCCTGTACAATCGTCCGCAGGTCTGCTTCACGCCTAACCTCCAGCCAGAGTGGCTACTTGCTTTAGTGTGCATATTTGTTGGTTGCATCTGCATTACGACGACTATAATACTTCTGGGCTCATCACATTGGGACCGCAATGTTATACCTTATGCCCGTTGGGTTGGATTTACTGCCA TGGTGTTGTTCTGCCTGGCGGCCGTTATCTTCCCCATGGGTTTCCACGTGGATGAGATAGGTGGACAGCCGTACCAACTGCCCAACAGCCATCAAGTTGGCGTATCGTACATTCTGTTCGTACTGGCCCTGTGGATCACCGTCATTTCAGAACTGTTTGCAGGGAAAGTGTGTCTCCCACATTTCtga
- the LOC134530478 gene encoding ERI1 exoribonuclease 2-like isoform X1, producing METGSGKNCINTLIKPTITLAKKLGLIEVIYIASPETDDTHRNDVRKFPQEFDYLIVVDFESTCWEGNRSGWRRPEIIEFPAVLLNLSSGDVEDEFQQYVSPSENQKLSEFCKTLTGITQQQVDDGVPLATCLVLFNRWILQLSEQKKLVIHKQVNDVNGEKSCTFVTWSDWDFSSCLHNECRRKQISKPEIFNKWIDLRAIYREFYKRSPKGLRGALHEVGLAFEGREHSGLHDARNTAHLAWRMACDGAKLGITKTLLPNTSTRAARKCVLEESCSNAEESTPVRKPLQNVGNAPAERHARVESYTKNERQILANINASETVRAVKSQVGKKSALNTPEPNRKNQSSYKTPATSKRPLPSSSCKKTPPLCHCGRRAVRKLVSLPGPNQGRRFFTCSNRKSLGMKTLSGCGFFRWDM from the exons atggAGACTGGCTctggaaaaaattgtattaacaCACTTATCAAACCAACTATAACATTAGCAAA GAAATTAGGTTTGATTGAAGTCATTTACATTGCAAGTCCTGAGACTGATGACACACACAGAAATGATGTCAGGAAATTTCCACAGGAATTTGACTACTTGATTGTGGTGGACTTCGAGTCAACTTGTTGGGAGGGAAATCGATCAGGATGGAGGCGGCCAGAAATTATTGAATTCCCGGCAGTATTGCTGAATCTTTCAAGTGGCGATGTGGAAGATGAATTCCAGCAGTACGTTTCACCATCAGAGAATCAGAAGTTGAGTGAATTCTGCAAGACGTTGACTGGCATAACTCAGCAACAGGTGGATGATGGGGTTCCTTTGGCAACATGTTTGGTTCTCTTTAATCGATGGATTTTACAGTTATCAGAGCAGAAAAAGCTAGTCATCCATAAACAAGTAAATGATGTAAACGGAGAGAAGTCTTGCACATTTGTCACTTGGTCAG ATTGGGATTTTTCCTCGTGCCTTCATAATGAATGTCGTCGTAAACAAATTTCAAAACCAGAGATATTCAACAAGTGGATAGACTTGCGTGCAATCTAcagg GAGTTCTACAAGAGAAGCCCCAAGGGTCTCCGGGGAGCACTTCACGAGGTGGGTCTGGCCTTCGAAGGACGGGAGCATTCGGGACTGCACGACGCCCGCAACACGGCACATCTGGCCTGGCGCATGGCGTGCGACGGGGCGAAGCTGGGCATTACCAAGACGCTGCTTCCAAAC ACTTCAACAAGAGCTGCAAGGAAGTGTGTTCTTGAAGAATCTTGCAGCAATGCGGAGGAGTCGACACCAGTGAGAAAACCTCTGCAGAATGTTGGGAACGCCCCAGCCGAAAGGCACGCCAGAGTTGAGTCATACACCAAGAACGAGAGGCAAATTTTAGCTAACATTAATGCATCAGAGACTGTTAGAGCTGTGAAAAGTCAAGTTGGTAAAAAGAGTGCTCTAAACACTCCCGAACCTAACCGGAAGAATCAGTCGAGCTACAAAACCCCAGCTACCTCGAAGCGGCCATTGCCTTCTTCCAGTTGCAAGAAGACACCTCCCCTGTGTCACTGTGGCAGGCGAGCGGTGCGAAAGCTGGTGTCTCTCCCGGGGCCCAACCAGGGCAGGCGGTTCTTTACCTGCTCAAACAGGAAGTCCCTGGGCATGAAAACCTTGTCAGGCTGTGGATTCTTTCGGTGGGACATGTAA